The Halichoerus grypus chromosome 14, mHalGry1.hap1.1, whole genome shotgun sequence genome contains a region encoding:
- the SLC46A2 gene encoding solute carrier family 46 member 2 — MGPEAACPGRGLLSRLRVRTWIEPVVASTQVAASLYETGLLLVVKASFGAGPSSNHSASPSPRGALEDQQQRAISNFYIVYNLVVGLTPLLSAYGLGWLSDRYHRKIAICVSLLGFLLSRLGLLLKVLLDWPVEVLYGAAALNGLCGGFSAFWSGVMALGSLGSSEGRRSLRLILLDLILGLAGFCGSMASGHLFKQMTGHSGQGLVLTACSVSCATFALFYSLLVLKVPESMAGPSKALPAVNTVSGTVGTYRALDPDQLDKQSVVGHPPSPGKAQPPRTIIALLFLGAIMYDLAVVGTVDVMPLFLLREPLSWNQVQVGYGMAAGYTIFITSFLGVLVFSRCLQDTTMIMIGMVSFGSGALLLAFVKETYMFYIARAVMLFALIPITTIRSAMSKLIKGSSYGKVFVILQLSLALTGVVTSTVYNKIYQLTMEKFIGTCFALSSFLSFLAIIPIGIVAYKQASWLQYGDITET; from the exons ATGGGCCCCGAGGCCGCCTGCCCGGGGAGGGGCCTCCTGTCTCGCCTCCGGGTGAGGACCTGGATAGAGCCCGTGGTGGCCTCCACGCAGGTGGCCGCCTCCCTCTACGAGACGGGGCTGCTCCTCGTGGTGAAGGCGTCCTTCGGAGCCGGGCCCTCCTCCAACCACAGCGCCAGCCCGTCGCCCCGGGGCGCCCTGGAGGACCAGCAGCAGAGGGCCATCTCCAATTTCTACATCGTCTACAACCTCGTGGTGGGCCTGACGCCCCTGCTGTCCGCCTACGGCCTGGGCTGGCTCAGCGACCGCTACCACCGCAAGATCGCCATCTGCGTGTCCctgctgggcttcctgctctcccGCCTCGGGCTGCTCCTCAAGGTGCTGCTGGACTGGCCCGTGGAGGTGCTGTACGGCGCGGCGGCGCTGAACGGGCTGTGCGGCGGCTTCTCGGCCTTCTGGTCGGGCGTCAtggccctgggctccctgggctCCTCCGAGGGCCGCCGCTCCCTGCGCCTCATCCTCCTCGACCTGATCCTGGGCCTGGCGGGATTCTGCGGGAGCATGGCCTCCGGGCATCTCTTCAAGCAGATGACGGGGCACTCCGGGCAGGGCCTGGTGCTGACGGCCTGCAGCGTGAGCTGTGCCACTTTCGCCCTTTTCTACAGCCTCTTGGTCCTGAAGGTCCCTGAGTCGATGGCAGGTCCCAGCAAGGCGCTCCCCGCCGTGAATACGGTGTCGGGCACGGTTGGCACCTATCGTGCCCTGGATCCTGATCAGTTAGACAAGCAGAGTGTGGTGGGGCACCCTCCCTCTCCTGGGAAAGCACAGCCCCCAAGGACTATCATTGCCCTGCTCTTTCTGGGTGCCATCATGTATGACCTGGCCGTGGTGGGCACAGTGGATGTGATGCCCCTTTTCCTGCTAAGGGAGCCTCTCAGTTGGAACCAGGTGCAGGTGGGCTATGGTATGGCTGCGGGGTACACCATCTTCATCACCAGCTTCCTGGGCGTCCTGGTCTTCTCCCGCTGCTTGCAGGACACCACCATGATCATGATCGGTATGGTCTCTTTTGGGTCAGGAGCCCTCCTCTTGGCGTTTGTGAAAGAGACATACATGTTCTACATTG CCCGAGCCGTCATGCTGTTCGCTCTCATCCCCATCACAACCATCCGATCAGCAATGTCCAAACTCATAAAGGGCTCTTCTTATG GAAAGGTGTTCGTCATCCTGCAGCTGTCCCTGGCTCTGACCGGGGTGGTGACCTCCACGGTGTACAACAAGATCTATCAGCTCACCATGGAAAAGTTCATCGGCACCTGTTttgctctctcctcctttctctccttcctggccATCATC